In a single window of the Pseudomonadota bacterium genome:
- a CDS encoding glycosyltransferase, translated as MRILNVNMSLDPVTGGGGAERTFQLSRSLVKSGIECTVLTTDLGLTAERIKALDGVKVVALPCLLKRFYIPKFSYKKIKNIVKDADVVHLMGHWTFINALVYSIAHCLNKPYVVCPAGTLPIYGRSRIIKKIYNYVIGSKIIRNANGHIAIAVNEIDQFQTYGVEAGKTSIIPNGINVEDFQTANIADFRRKYGFGDAPFMLFVGRLNSIKGPDLLLRAFCNVKDKFSNYHLVFVGPDGGMLSELKDMVVESSASDRVHFLGYLGGADKSQAYHAADVLIIPSRQEAMSIVALEAGITGTPVLLTDQCGFDDIGAIDGGDVVPATVDGISRGLIENLKDPVKLKLKGENLKKYTLENFTWDSVICKYMTLFHQIFDETGRASQEFRDRIRK; from the coding sequence ATGAGAATATTAAATGTTAATATGTCTCTCGATCCTGTAACCGGTGGGGGAGGAGCAGAACGGACTTTTCAATTAAGCCGATCTCTGGTTAAATCAGGCATAGAATGCACTGTTCTTACCACCGATTTAGGGCTAACTGCTGAACGTATAAAAGCATTGGATGGGGTAAAGGTTGTTGCGTTACCTTGTTTACTTAAACGTTTTTATATTCCTAAATTTTCATACAAAAAGATAAAGAATATTGTAAAGGATGCTGATGTTGTCCATCTTATGGGCCATTGGACTTTTATAAACGCCCTTGTTTACTCCATTGCGCATTGTCTTAATAAGCCATACGTGGTTTGCCCTGCCGGGACACTTCCGATTTATGGTAGATCCAGGATCATTAAAAAGATTTACAATTACGTCATTGGCAGCAAAATAATTCGCAATGCAAACGGCCATATTGCAATAGCTGTAAACGAAATTGATCAATTCCAAACTTACGGGGTCGAGGCGGGTAAAACATCCATTATTCCCAATGGCATCAATGTTGAAGATTTCCAGACAGCGAATATTGCTGATTTCCGAAGAAAATATGGCTTTGGTGATGCTCCTTTTATGCTGTTCGTGGGACGATTGAACTCAATAAAAGGGCCGGATTTGTTGTTACGTGCTTTTTGCAATGTAAAAGATAAATTTTCAAATTATCATCTGGTCTTTGTCGGGCCTGATGGCGGAATGCTCTCCGAGTTAAAAGATATGGTTGTTGAGTCCAGCGCCAGCGACCGGGTCCATTTCCTCGGTTATCTGGGAGGTGCAGATAAGTCTCAGGCATATCATGCCGCTGACGTTTTAATTATTCCTTCCAGGCAGGAAGCCATGTCAATCGTGGCTCTTGAGGCCGGCATTACAGGGACACCTGTATTGCTGACAGACCAATGCGGTTTTGATGACATAGGCGCTATCGACGGAGGCGATGTAGTCCCAGCAACTGTGGATGGGATCAGCAGAGGTCTTATTGAAAACCTTAAGGACCCTGTTAAGCTAAAATTAAAAGGGGAAAATTTAAAGAAATATACATTGGAAAATTTCACTTGGGATTCTGTAATATGTAAATATATGACATTATTTCATCAAATATTTGATGAAACTGGAAGGGCCAGTCAAGAATTTAGGGATAGAATACGTAAATGA
- a CDS encoding class I SAM-dependent methyltransferase encodes MFITNKPIGEFIRRDTCRFCQGTNLVNILDFGNMPLAGGFLKEKDFANEKYYPLDLNFCQDCYLVQVSNVVSAEVLFQENYFFFSSAIGTLVNHFAEFAGEVKKRFLETIPQPSVLEIGCNDGVLLKPLAAMGVRCVGVDPATNVVKSLINAEDFIVINNFFSEQLAYQIRERYDLFDAVLSSYSFAHIDDMVDIMKGVKCLLKDDGVFIVEIYYLGTLIDEMQYDMIYHEHMSYYSLTALVSFLKQFDMEIFDAKYIPGVRSGSVRFYAKNIGQRTEIISSAVTDMMQYEKDKGFEKIDAYSEYAAKVNATRDQLLNLLDRLKNEGKTIIGYGASGRGTIIMNYCGIDGRYLDYVVDDAPAKHGFFTPGTHVPIKPWEFTTESDFPDYIVLFAWAFTDEVIKKRQDYLKKGGKFIIPLPEVRIVSE; translated from the coding sequence GTGTTCATAACAAATAAGCCAATAGGGGAATTTATCAGACGTGATACCTGCCGATTTTGTCAGGGCACAAATTTAGTTAATATACTGGATTTTGGCAATATGCCCTTAGCTGGTGGTTTTCTTAAAGAAAAAGATTTCGCCAATGAAAAATATTATCCACTGGATCTCAACTTCTGTCAGGATTGTTATCTGGTTCAAGTAAGCAACGTTGTTTCGGCTGAAGTTTTGTTTCAGGAAAATTATTTCTTTTTTTCTTCTGCCATAGGAACCCTCGTCAATCATTTTGCAGAGTTTGCCGGAGAGGTCAAAAAGCGTTTCTTAGAAACGATACCCCAACCCTCTGTATTAGAGATCGGGTGTAATGATGGTGTCTTACTCAAGCCGTTAGCGGCAATGGGAGTTCGCTGTGTCGGCGTAGATCCCGCGACAAATGTGGTAAAATCATTAATTAACGCAGAAGATTTTATTGTTATTAACAATTTTTTCAGCGAACAATTAGCATATCAGATAAGGGAAAGATACGATCTATTTGATGCAGTCCTCTCAAGTTATTCTTTTGCCCATATCGACGACATGGTTGATATCATGAAAGGGGTAAAGTGCTTACTCAAAGATGACGGCGTATTTATAGTTGAAATTTATTATCTGGGCACCCTGATTGACGAGATGCAGTATGACATGATTTATCATGAACATATGAGCTATTATTCCCTGACTGCACTAGTATCTTTCTTAAAACAGTTTGATATGGAAATATTTGATGCTAAATATATTCCAGGAGTCAGATCCGGTTCTGTACGTTTCTACGCGAAAAATATCGGTCAACGGACTGAAATAATTTCATCTGCTGTTACAGATATGATGCAATATGAAAAAGATAAAGGGTTTGAGAAGATAGATGCATACTCTGAGTATGCTGCAAAGGTAAATGCAACAAGGGACCAGCTTTTAAACCTGCTTGATCGCCTGAAAAATGAAGGCAAGACGATTATTGGATATGGCGCATCCGGTAGAGGAACAATTATCATGAATTACTGCGGTATTGATGGACGATATCTGGATTATGTTGTTGATGATGCACCTGCAAAACACGGCTTCTTCACCCCTGGAACCCACGTGCCCATAAAGCCGTGGGAATTTACGACTGAATCAGATTTTCCTGATTACATTGTGCTGTTTGCCTGGGCTTTTACCGATGAAGTCATCAAAAAGAGACAGGATTATCTTAAAAAGGGGGGGAAATTTATCATCCCGCTTCCGGAAGTCAGAATTGTGTCGGAGTGA
- the wecB gene encoding UDP-N-acetylglucosamine 2-epimerase (non-hydrolyzing) — MKVMTIMGTRPEMIKMWSVLKKLDDLNFDHIMVHTSQNFTRELKDFFFEDLELRAPDYDLQIDTSSYGREVADVIRKSDELFEKTKPDALIVLGDTYSGLSVLPAANRGIKIFHMEAGLRAWDKRMPEQKNRILIDHISDILLPFNQYHRENLIREDIHPSKIFVSGNTTFEVMRVFQDKIKNSNILNTLKLSPKEYVSVTAHRKENVDDMESLQAILKGLGLIYEKFKKEVIYPMHPRTKSKTKDISIPKGIRIIDPLGFYDFNHLSMNAFCLLGDSGTTPEEGLFYKVPCVSLRKTTERPETVEAGAHIVAGIEPVNIVEAVETAVSMEWSARYDLYEDFSPSSVVINVLRSQITNYF, encoded by the coding sequence ATGAAAGTAATGACAATAATGGGCACTCGGCCCGAAATGATTAAAATGTGGTCGGTATTAAAAAAGTTGGATGACCTGAACTTTGATCATATAATGGTTCATACGAGCCAGAATTTTACCAGGGAACTGAAAGATTTTTTCTTTGAGGATTTAGAACTGAGGGCGCCTGATTATGATCTTCAGATTGATACAAGTTCATATGGCAGAGAAGTCGCCGATGTTATCCGGAAAAGTGATGAATTGTTTGAAAAAACTAAACCTGATGCATTAATCGTCTTAGGAGACACTTATAGCGGACTATCAGTATTACCGGCTGCTAATCGTGGGATAAAAATATTTCACATGGAGGCCGGGTTAAGGGCATGGGATAAGCGGATGCCGGAGCAGAAGAATCGTATTTTAATTGATCATATATCAGATATATTGCTTCCGTTTAACCAGTATCACAGGGAAAACCTTATCAGGGAAGATATTCACCCGTCAAAAATATTTGTCTCCGGTAATACAACGTTTGAAGTCATGCGGGTATTTCAGGATAAAATTAAGAATAGTAATATACTTAACACTTTGAAATTAAGCCCCAAAGAGTATGTTTCAGTGACCGCGCATAGAAAAGAGAATGTCGATGATATGGAGTCTCTTCAGGCAATTCTGAAAGGTCTCGGCTTGATTTATGAAAAGTTCAAAAAAGAAGTTATTTATCCTATGCATCCTCGGACAAAAAGCAAAACCAAAGATATCTCAATTCCAAAAGGAATAAGAATTATTGATCCATTGGGATTTTACGATTTTAATCATCTCAGCATGAATGCATTCTGTCTGCTTGGAGATTCCGGCACTACGCCCGAAGAAGGCCTGTTCTATAAGGTGCCGTGCGTCAGCCTGCGAAAGACTACGGAACGACCTGAAACCGTTGAGGCTGGAGCGCATATCGTTGCAGGGATTGAGCCTGTTAACATTGTGGAAGCGGTTGAAACTGCTGTCAGCATGGAATGGAGTGCAAGATATGATCTGTATGAGGATTTCAGCCCCTCTTCAGTTGTCATCAATGTCCTGAGAAGTCAAATTACTAATTATTTTTAA
- a CDS encoding glycosyltransferase family 4 protein: MVAPDENILQEYQVSCENGIKVLRIRAGKIKSATRFVRAFNEIRLSKTIWKKGKHFFDDNPCDLIIYYSPSIFFSSLVKWLKKKFTCPSYLILGDIFPEWAVETGVLRKGLIYRYFKYKEQQNYEAADIIRVQSPANLLYFKENGLDKKYRLEVLYNWISLTKEHAPCASYRVRLGLQNKVVFFYGGNIGVAQDVDNIIRLADNLRNESAAYFLIVGGGSEVNRLKSLINLKGLTNIAIHDPVNHQEYMSMLSEFDVGLISLDRRLRSHNFPGKMMSYMFHAKPILASINHGNDIKEMLEDKQAGLVCINGEDDKLADNARKLLVDENLRCQLGNNARTLLENTFSVSRAAEQILAHFIE; the protein is encoded by the coding sequence GTGGTAGCACCTGATGAGAACATTTTGCAAGAATATCAGGTATCATGCGAAAATGGCATAAAGGTTTTAAGAATTCGGGCTGGTAAAATAAAATCAGCGACAAGATTTGTTCGTGCCTTCAACGAAATCAGGCTTTCAAAAACTATTTGGAAAAAGGGAAAGCACTTTTTTGATGATAATCCCTGCGATTTAATTATTTATTACTCACCATCAATTTTTTTTAGCTCTCTTGTAAAATGGTTGAAAAAGAAATTTACCTGTCCATCCTATTTAATCCTTGGCGATATTTTCCCAGAATGGGCAGTGGAAACCGGGGTCTTGCGAAAGGGCTTAATTTATAGATATTTCAAATATAAAGAACAGCAAAATTACGAAGCAGCAGATATTATCAGAGTTCAGTCTCCAGCTAATCTGCTGTATTTTAAAGAAAATGGACTGGATAAGAAGTATCGTTTAGAGGTGCTTTACAACTGGATATCCCTAACTAAAGAACATGCTCCGTGCGCTTCATATCGTGTTCGCTTAGGATTACAAAATAAAGTAGTTTTTTTTTATGGCGGCAATATCGGTGTCGCCCAGGATGTAGATAATATTATACGTCTTGCAGATAATTTGCGAAATGAATCAGCCGCTTATTTTTTGATCGTCGGCGGCGGAAGTGAAGTAAACCGATTAAAGTCGTTAATAAATTTGAAGGGATTGACTAATATTGCTATACACGATCCTGTGAATCATCAGGAATACATGTCTATGCTCTCTGAGTTTGATGTGGGTTTGATCTCTCTTGATCGTCGCTTAAGATCGCATAATTTCCCAGGGAAGATGATGAGCTATATGTTTCATGCCAAGCCTATATTAGCCAGCATAAACCATGGAAATGACATAAAAGAAATGCTGGAAGATAAACAAGCGGGGTTGGTCTGCATCAACGGAGAAGATGACAAACTCGCTGATAATGCAAGAAAGTTATTAGTAGATGAGAATTTGCGTTGTCAATTAGGTAACAATGCGCGTACTCTCCTGGAAAATACGTTTTCAGTTTCAAGGGCTGCGGAACAAATCTTAGCTCATTTTATCGAGTAA
- a CDS encoding SDR family oxidoreductase has protein sequence MHHVLVTGATGFVGTALCKELVNKKWAVRASIRSRINIQSLPEEIEITESGSIGPDTDWSKELVDVETIVHLAGRVHVMEDLSSDPLSEYRFVNTAGTERLARCAALSGVRLFIFISTVKVNGEGRETPYTAKDVPEPQDPYGLSKLEAEKKLKSVADETGMKVVIIRIPLVYGPGVRANFLKLLQSVDKGIPLPVAGIKNKRSMIYLGNLVDLIIKCLAYKGAEQRIYLVSDGHDISTPELVRQIAKSLGKPPRLFYVPPFMLRLGGFLTGKSHTIERLVGSLYVDASKIRKELNWKPPFTLEQGLKETAEWYKNRS, from the coding sequence TTGCATCATGTGCTTGTTACCGGAGCAACCGGTTTTGTAGGAACAGCACTTTGTAAAGAACTGGTCAATAAAAAATGGGCTGTTCGTGCTTCTATCCGGTCACGTATCAATATACAAAGTCTTCCCGAAGAAATTGAAATAACAGAATCAGGTTCAATCGGTCCTGATACGGACTGGTCGAAAGAATTGGTAGATGTAGAAACAATAGTACATCTTGCCGGACGGGTCCATGTTATGGAGGATTTATCTTCTGATCCTCTTTCTGAATATCGTTTTGTAAATACAGCCGGAACAGAGAGGCTTGCACGCTGTGCAGCTTTATCTGGTGTCCGGCTTTTTATTTTTATAAGTACAGTTAAAGTGAACGGGGAAGGTCGCGAAACTCCTTATACCGCAAAAGATGTTCCTGAACCACAAGATCCATATGGTCTGAGTAAATTGGAAGCTGAAAAAAAGTTAAAATCAGTTGCTGATGAAACCGGCATGAAGGTAGTAATTATCAGAATTCCGTTGGTCTATGGGCCGGGAGTTAGAGCAAATTTTTTAAAATTGTTACAGTCTGTTGACAAAGGAATTCCACTTCCGGTTGCCGGTATTAAAAATAAACGAAGCATGATATATCTGGGTAATCTCGTTGATCTTATTATAAAATGTCTGGCATATAAAGGAGCAGAACAAAGGATCTATCTTGTGAGCGATGGACATGATATATCTACACCGGAGCTCGTCAGGCAAATCGCAAAATCACTTGGGAAACCGCCAAGATTGTTTTATGTACCTCCATTTATGTTACGGCTTGGGGGTTTCTTAACCGGAAAATCTCATACCATAGAAAGACTTGTGGGTTCTCTTTACGTTGATGCATCAAAAATCAGAAAAGAATTAAATTGGAAGCCTCCTTTTACATTGGAACAGGGTCTCAAAGAAACAGCAGAATGGTACAAAAACCGGAGTTGA
- a CDS encoding sugar transferase, giving the protein MKRIFDFIISLILLAILFLPVLAIALLIKTTSKGPVFYWSDRVGINNTIFKMPKFRTMKTNTPAVATHLLSDPEKHVTSVGRWLRKTSLDELPQIFSVLKGDMSFVGPRPALFNQDDLIELRTSKGIHTLIPGITGWAQINGRDDLPIPVKVDFDYYYLQNRSFMFDLKILAKTVINVLFGKGVQH; this is encoded by the coding sequence ATGAAGCGGATATTTGATTTTATAATTTCTTTAATACTTTTGGCTATTTTATTTCTGCCTGTGCTGGCAATAGCTTTGCTCATTAAAACAACTTCAAAAGGACCGGTTTTTTACTGGTCCGACAGAGTAGGCATTAACAACACTATATTTAAAATGCCGAAATTCCGCACTATGAAAACAAATACTCCTGCTGTTGCGACACATCTTTTATCAGATCCTGAAAAACATGTAACTTCTGTTGGCAGATGGCTCAGGAAAACAAGTCTGGATGAACTCCCCCAGATATTCAGTGTGCTTAAGGGGGATATGAGCTTTGTTGGACCGAGACCGGCTTTGTTTAACCAGGATGATCTTATTGAACTCAGGACCTCAAAAGGGATACACACTCTTATACCCGGCATTACGGGCTGGGCACAGATAAATGGCAGGGACGATCTCCCGATTCCTGTAAAAGTGGACTTTGATTATTACTACCTGCAAAACCGCTCTTTTATGTTTGATCTTAAAATATTGGCAAAAACCGTAATAAATGTTTTATTCGGCAAAGGCGTTCAGCACTGA
- a CDS encoding response regulator, giving the protein MRLNLLKILNENFRIKVFAAISLFIFVISVSFTSLFIHHQVKTLTDNLIRDGKVLTSVLAYNSRLGVFSENKELLEGPAEGIFQQENVLDVSVFNLDGKLLNSKERPKTRISEKSNERDGQGRNKIFEKLKKSASPFYLEDKSYVEFWAPVISSSGHLVKESMFFIKNPHQKSDRLIGFVKITMDKEMLHKQFNDILFKSILMGIVFLIIGSATAYIALNRITKPLNRLTKSVKILGTEGVVEEVPVETEDEIGELAKAFNNMAESLKVRETALRESETRYRTLFENMLEGFAYCRMLFENGQPQDFIYLVVNNAFKTQTGLNNVVGKKVSEVIPGIREADSELLKRFARVALTGQPERFEYYASAINVWFDFSVYSPDKEYFIVVFDDISERKRTEEDILKAQKLESVGILAGGIAHDFNNILTVILGNISLAKMNVKSGNKIFDLLSATEAASKRAQTLTMQLLTFAKGGAPVKEVYSIAKILQESSLFVLTGSKSKCDFSIANNLWPVEADAGQISQVINNIVINANQAMPDGGVIQIRAENKLIEEKHNLPIQPGRYIMITIKDHGIGIPENYLSKIFDPYFSTKQTGMGLGLATAYSVIKKHAGHISVNSRPDYGTTFYIYLPASGKEIQTKEEPALLTGNGKILMMDDDKYLRMMVEEMLEMLGYEAGFAKDGDEAIAMFKKARESGEPYDAIILDLTIPGGMGGKDVIKILLEIDPEVKAVVSSGYSDDPVMSNFREYGFKGMMPKPFNDNDLGKVLNDMLTVT; this is encoded by the coding sequence ATGAGGCTGAATTTACTTAAAATCTTGAATGAAAATTTCCGCATAAAGGTCTTTGCTGCTATTTCCCTTTTTATATTTGTTATTTCTGTTTCATTCACGTCTTTATTTATTCATCACCAGGTTAAAACCCTGACAGACAATCTTATAAGAGATGGAAAAGTACTTACAAGCGTTCTTGCTTATAACTCAAGGCTTGGTGTATTTTCGGAAAATAAAGAACTGCTTGAGGGCCCTGCGGAGGGAATTTTCCAACAGGAGAATGTCTTAGATGTTTCTGTGTTTAATCTGGATGGGAAGTTGTTGAATAGTAAAGAAAGACCTAAGACAAGAATTTCAGAAAAGTCAAACGAAAGAGATGGACAAGGAAGAAATAAGATATTTGAGAAATTGAAAAAGTCTGCCTCCCCCTTTTATCTTGAGGATAAGAGCTATGTAGAATTCTGGGCACCTGTAATCTCAAGCTCAGGTCACCTTGTAAAAGAATCCATGTTTTTTATTAAAAATCCTCATCAGAAAAGTGACCGTCTTATTGGATTTGTCAAGATTACGATGGATAAGGAAATGCTGCATAAGCAGTTCAATGATATTTTATTTAAAAGCATCCTGATGGGTATTGTTTTCCTGATAATTGGTTCTGCAACTGCATACATCGCATTAAATAGAATAACAAAACCTCTTAACAGATTAACTAAAAGTGTTAAAATATTAGGAACGGAAGGAGTGGTCGAGGAGGTACCTGTTGAGACAGAAGATGAAATAGGTGAACTTGCAAAAGCCTTTAATAATATGGCGGAATCCTTAAAGGTAAGAGAAACGGCGCTTCGTGAGAGCGAGACACGCTATCGGACGCTTTTTGAAAATATGTTGGAGGGATTCGCGTATTGCCGGATGCTTTTCGAGAACGGCCAACCGCAGGACTTTATCTATCTTGTTGTCAACAATGCATTCAAAACCCAGACGGGATTGAATAATGTTGTCGGGAAGAAGGTTTCAGAGGTCATTCCCGGCATCCGTGAAGCCGATTCCGAGTTGTTAAAACGCTTTGCCCGTGTGGCATTGACCGGCCAGCCAGAGCGCTTCGAATACTATGCTAGCGCCATAAACGTTTGGTTTGATTTCTCCGTCTATTCACCGGATAAGGAGTATTTTATCGTGGTGTTCGATGACATTTCCGAGCGCAAACGTACGGAAGAAGATATTTTGAAGGCTCAAAAACTTGAATCCGTTGGGATACTTGCAGGAGGCATAGCTCATGATTTCAATAATATACTCACAGTCATTTTGGGAAATATTTCCCTTGCTAAGATGAATGTGAAATCTGGCAATAAGATATTTGATCTTTTGAGTGCTACGGAAGCTGCATCTAAGAGGGCACAGACACTAACAATGCAGTTATTGACTTTTGCTAAAGGCGGAGCACCTGTAAAGGAAGTTTATTCAATTGCTAAAATTCTGCAAGAGTCCTCACTCTTTGTATTGACCGGCTCAAAATCAAAATGCGATTTTTCTATAGCAAATAATCTCTGGCCGGTTGAGGCCGATGCAGGACAGATAAGCCAGGTCATTAACAATATTGTTATAAACGCGAACCAGGCTATGCCGGATGGTGGAGTCATACAGATTCGTGCCGAAAACAAACTAATAGAAGAGAAACATAACCTGCCTATCCAACCGGGCAGATACATCATGATTACTATCAAGGATCATGGGATAGGCATACCCGAAAATTATCTTTCAAAGATATTTGATCCTTATTTTTCAACCAAGCAAACGGGAATGGGTCTCGGACTTGCAACAGCCTATTCTGTTATCAAAAAGCACGCCGGGCACATATCGGTAAACTCTCGACCAGATTATGGAACTACATTTTACATTTACCTGCCTGCTTCCGGAAAAGAAATTCAGACAAAAGAAGAACCTGCCCTGTTAACAGGCAATGGTAAAATACTTATGATGGATGATGATAAATATTTAAGAATGATGGTTGAAGAAATGCTGGAGATGCTGGGTTATGAAGCAGGTTTCGCAAAAGATGGCGATGAAGCAATTGCAATGTTCAAAAAAGCCCGGGAATCCGGAGAACCCTATGATGCCATCATACTGGACTTAACCATTCCCGGTGGTATGGGAGGAAAGGATGTTATAAAGATATTGCTTGAAATAGATCCTGAAGTAAAGGCCGTCGTTTCCAGCGGTTACTCTGATGATCCGGTCATGTCAAATTTTCGTGAATATGGTTTCAAAGGCATGATGCCCAAGCCTTTTAATGACAATGACCTGGGTAAAGTGTTAAATGATATGTTGACAGTAACGTAA
- a CDS encoding ABC transporter substrate-binding protein: protein MIRKLSILVILIFLTLCQDLAWAGQEVVVVQSSRVQPYEDAIEGFKNVCDTQIKRLIISELQGADVARQINMISPDMVLAIGMDALLKIKRIKDIPVIYVMVLNPLSILSGEKNIVGVGMHISQEEQLATLLSVMPELKAIGLLYDKDRTGHLAKESKDAAGKFAIELVDKQVYNSKDVPQLIQDMEGKIDAFWMLPDLTVITPETVEFMLLFSLENKIPIIAFSEKYVEIGALMSIGVDAFDMGSQAGEMAKKILSGSNILNGKQVDARKAIITINLNVAKKLGISIEEKVIRKARVIN, encoded by the coding sequence GTGATAAGAAAACTTTCCATACTGGTTATTTTAATATTTTTAACTCTTTGTCAGGATTTAGCCTGGGCCGGACAAGAGGTTGTGGTCGTCCAAAGTAGCAGAGTACAACCGTACGAAGATGCCATCGAGGGTTTCAAAAATGTTTGCGATACCCAGATTAAAAGGCTTATTATCTCAGAATTGCAAGGTGCAGATGTTGCAAGACAGATCAATATGATCAGTCCCGATATGGTTCTTGCAATAGGGATGGACGCCCTCTTGAAGATAAAAAGAATAAAAGATATTCCAGTTATATATGTCATGGTCTTAAATCCCTTGTCTATACTCTCCGGGGAAAAGAATATCGTCGGTGTCGGTATGCATATTTCCCAGGAAGAGCAGTTAGCTACTCTTTTATCCGTAATGCCGGAATTAAAAGCTATCGGCCTTTTATATGACAAGGATAGAACAGGCCATCTTGCAAAAGAGTCAAAAGATGCCGCTGGTAAATTTGCTATTGAACTGGTTGATAAGCAAGTTTATAATTCCAAGGATGTTCCTCAATTAATACAGGATATGGAAGGAAAGATAGATGCCTTCTGGATGCTCCCGGATCTGACGGTTATTACCCCTGAAACAGTTGAATTTATGCTTCTATTCTCCCTTGAAAACAAAATACCTATCATTGCATTTTCGGAAAAGTATGTGGAGATTGGAGCGCTAATGTCGATAGGCGTAGATGCTTTTGATATGGGTTCTCAGGCAGGAGAGATGGCTAAAAAGATACTCTCTGGAAGTAATATATTAAACGGTAAGCAGGTAGATGCAAGGAAAGCAATCATAACGATTAATCTTAATGTAGCAAAAAAGTTAGGAATTAGTATTGAAGAAAAAGTTATCAGGAAAGCAAGGGTCATTAACTAA